In Bos mutus isolate GX-2022 chromosome 10, NWIPB_WYAK_1.1, whole genome shotgun sequence, a single window of DNA contains:
- the ACOT6 gene encoding acyl-coenzyme A thioesterase 6 isoform X1 has translation MAVTVTLEPAGRCRWDEPVRIAVRGLAPGQPVTLRASLRDENGALFRAHARYCADAAGLLDLERAPALGGSFAGLEPMGLFWALEPEEPLTRLVKRDVQTPFVVELEVLDGHEPEAQRLLGRAVHKRDFLAPGVRREPVRAGRVRATLFLPPGSKPFPGILDLFGSSGGLCEYRASLLAGHGFAVLALAYFRFEDLPEHLNDVCLEYFEEAVNFMLQHPKVKGPGVGLLGFSKGGDLCLSMASFLKGITATIVINACVANTLAPLRYKDMIIPELSYDLEKYTITESGFLNFVDIWGNPLEKTNHQSLIPLEKAQGPFLFIVSMDDHNWKSEVYARIASERLQAHGKDRPQIIYYPGTGHCIDPPYFPLCRASVHAVLGQPVFHGGEPKAHSNAQADAWQQIQTFFHKHLNGKKSVRPSKL, from the exons ATGGCAGTGACAGTGACGCTGGAGCCCGCGGGCCGCTGCCGCTGGGACGAGCCCGTGCGCATCGCTGTCCGCGGCCTGGCGCCGGGGCAGCCGGTCACGCTGCGCGCGTCCCTGCGCGACGAGAATGGCGCGCTCTTCAGGGCCCACGCGCGCTACTGCGCCGACGCCGCCGGCCTGCTGGACCTGGAGCGCGCGCCCGCGCTGGGCGGGAGCTTCGCAGGGCTCGAGCCCATGGGGCTGTTCTGGGCGCTGGAGCCTGAGGAGCCCTTAACGCGGCTGGTGAAGCGGGACGTACAGACGCCCTTCGTCGTGGAGCTGGAGGTGCTCGACGGTCACGAGCCCGAGGCCCAGCGGCTCCTGGGCCGGGCGGTGCACAAGCGCGACTTCCTGGCGCCCGGAGTGCGGCGCGAGCCGGTGCGCGCGGGCCGGGTGCGCGCCACgctcttcctgcctccag GCAGCAAACCCTTCCCTGGAATCCTCGACCTGTTTGGAAGTAGTGGTGGCCTTTGTGAATACAGGGCCAGCCTTCTGGCCGGACATGGTTTTGCTGTGCTTGCCCTGGCTTATTTCAGATTTGAAGACCTCCCTGAACATCTGAATGATGTGTGCCTGGAGTATTTTGAAGAAGCCGTGAACTTCATGCTACAGCATCCAAAG gtgaaAGGCCCTGGTGTAGGGCTTCTTGGCTTTTCCAAAGGAGGTGACCTGTGTCTCTCAATGGCCTCTTTCTTGAAGGGCATCACAGCCACTATAGTTATTAATGCCTGTGTGGCCAACACACTAGCTCCTCTGCGTTACAAAGATATGATTATTCCTGAGCTCAGCTATGACCTAGAAAAATATACAATCACTGAGTcaggctttttaaattttgtggatATTTGGGGCAACCCACTAGAGAAAACCAACCACCAAAGTCTTATTCCATTGGAAAAGGCGCAGGGGCCCTTCCTGTTTATTGTTAGCATGGATGATCATAACTGGAAGAGTGAAGTCTATGCTCGTATAGCCTCTGAGCGGTTACAAGCCCATGGGAAAGACAGACCCCAGATAATCTACTATCCAGGAACTGGCCATTGTATTGACCCAccttattttcctctttgtagAGCCTCTGTGCATGCAGTTTTGGGCCAACCAGTATTCCATGGAGGTGAGCCAAAGGCTCACTCAAATGCACAAGCAGATGCCTGGCAGCAAATTCAAACTTTCTTCCATAAAcatctcaatggtaaaaaatctgtcagGCCCAGCAAATTGTAA
- the ACOT6 gene encoding acyl-coenzyme A thioesterase 6 isoform X3, whose protein sequence is MLQHPKVKGPGVGLLGFSKGGDLCLSMASFLKGITATIVINACVANTLAPLRYKDMIIPELSYDLEKYTITESGFLNFVDIWGNPLEKTNHQSLIPLEKAQGPFLFIVSMDDHNWKSEVYARIASERLQAHGKDRPQIIYYPGTGHCIDPPYFPLCRASVHAVLGQPVFHGGEPKAHSNAQADAWQQIQTFFHKHLNGKKSVRPSKL, encoded by the exons ATGCTACAGCATCCAAAG gtgaaAGGCCCTGGTGTAGGGCTTCTTGGCTTTTCCAAAGGAGGTGACCTGTGTCTCTCAATGGCCTCTTTCTTGAAGGGCATCACAGCCACTATAGTTATTAATGCCTGTGTGGCCAACACACTAGCTCCTCTGCGTTACAAAGATATGATTATTCCTGAGCTCAGCTATGACCTAGAAAAATATACAATCACTGAGTcaggctttttaaattttgtggatATTTGGGGCAACCCACTAGAGAAAACCAACCACCAAAGTCTTATTCCATTGGAAAAGGCGCAGGGGCCCTTCCTGTTTATTGTTAGCATGGATGATCATAACTGGAAGAGTGAAGTCTATGCTCGTATAGCCTCTGAGCGGTTACAAGCCCATGGGAAAGACAGACCCCAGATAATCTACTATCCAGGAACTGGCCATTGTATTGACCCAccttattttcctctttgtagAGCCTCTGTGCATGCAGTTTTGGGCCAACCAGTATTCCATGGAGGTGAGCCAAAGGCTCACTCAAATGCACAAGCAGATGCCTGGCAGCAAATTCAAACTTTCTTCCATAAAcatctcaatggtaaaaaatctgtcagGCCCAGCAAATTGTAA
- the ACOT6 gene encoding acyl-coenzyme A thioesterase 6 isoform X2, whose amino-acid sequence MAVTVTLEPAGRCRWDEPVRIAVRGLAPGQPVTLRASLRDENGALFRAHARYCADAAGLLDLERAPALGGSFAGLEPMGLFWALEPEEPLTRLVKRDVQTPFVVELEVLDGHEPEAQRLLGRAVHKRDFLAPGVRREPVRAGRVRATLFLPPGSKPFPGILDLFGSSGGLCEYRASLLAGHGFAVLALAYFRFEDLPEHLNDVCLEYFEEAVNFMLQHPKSLCACSFGPTSIPWR is encoded by the exons ATGGCAGTGACAGTGACGCTGGAGCCCGCGGGCCGCTGCCGCTGGGACGAGCCCGTGCGCATCGCTGTCCGCGGCCTGGCGCCGGGGCAGCCGGTCACGCTGCGCGCGTCCCTGCGCGACGAGAATGGCGCGCTCTTCAGGGCCCACGCGCGCTACTGCGCCGACGCCGCCGGCCTGCTGGACCTGGAGCGCGCGCCCGCGCTGGGCGGGAGCTTCGCAGGGCTCGAGCCCATGGGGCTGTTCTGGGCGCTGGAGCCTGAGGAGCCCTTAACGCGGCTGGTGAAGCGGGACGTACAGACGCCCTTCGTCGTGGAGCTGGAGGTGCTCGACGGTCACGAGCCCGAGGCCCAGCGGCTCCTGGGCCGGGCGGTGCACAAGCGCGACTTCCTGGCGCCCGGAGTGCGGCGCGAGCCGGTGCGCGCGGGCCGGGTGCGCGCCACgctcttcctgcctccag GCAGCAAACCCTTCCCTGGAATCCTCGACCTGTTTGGAAGTAGTGGTGGCCTTTGTGAATACAGGGCCAGCCTTCTGGCCGGACATGGTTTTGCTGTGCTTGCCCTGGCTTATTTCAGATTTGAAGACCTCCCTGAACATCTGAATGATGTGTGCCTGGAGTATTTTGAAGAAGCCGTGAACTTCATGCTACAGCATCCAAAG AGCCTCTGTGCATGCAGTTTTGGGCCAACCAGTATTCCATGGAGGTGA
- the ACOT4 gene encoding peroxisomal succinyl-coenzyme A thioesterase, protein MVATVTLEPAGRCRWDEPVRIAVRGLAPGQPVTLRASLRDEKGALFRAHARYCADAAGLLDLERAPALGGSFAGLEPMGLFWALEPEKPFWRFLKRDVQTPFAVELEVLDGHEPETQRLLGRAVHERDFLAPGVRREPVRAGRVRATLFLPPGSGPFPGIIDIYGIGGGLLEYRASLLAGHGFATLALAYYSFEDLPKKFDTIDLDYFEEALCYMLQHTQIKGPGIGLLGISLGADICLSMASFLKNVSATVTINGSGFNGSKAMYYKENCIPPLGHDLRRVKVAFSGLVDIVDIRNDIVGGCENPCMIPIEKAQGPILFIVGQDDHNWRSEFCAQIASERLQAHGKEKPQIISYPGTGHYIEPPYFPMCPASLHKLLDKPVMWGGEPRAHSKAQVDAWKKILTFFTKHLGPSPKL, encoded by the exons TGTGCGCGGCCTGGCCCCGGGGCAGCCGGTCACGCTGCGCGCGTCCCTGCGCGACGAGAAGGGCGCGCTCTTCAGGGCCCACGCGCGCTACTGCGCCGACGCTGCCGGCCTGCTGGACCTGGAGCGCGCGCCCGCGCTGGGCGGCAGCTTCGCGGGGCTCGAGCCCATGGGGCTCTTTTGGGCTCTGGAGCCCGAGAAGCCTTTCTGGCGATTTCTGAAGCGGGATGTACAGACGCCCTTCGCCGTGGAGCTGGAGGTGCTCGACGGTCACGAGCCCGAGACCCAGCGGCTTCTGGGCCGGGCGGTGCACGAGCGCGACTTCCTGGCGCCCGGGGTGCGGCGCGAGCCGGTGCGCGCGGGCCGGGTGCGCGCCACGCTCTTCCTGCCGCCAG GATCTGGACCTTTCCCAGGGATCATTGACATCTACGGTATTGGAGGAGGCCTGTTGGAATATCGGGCCAGCCTTCTGGCTGGCCATGGCTTTGCCACATTGGCTCTAGCTTATTATAGCTTTGAAGATCTCCCCAAGAAATTCGATACCATAGACCTGGACTACTTTGAAGAAGCCCTGTGCTACATGCTTCAACACACTCAG ATAAAAGGCCCAGGCATTGGCCTTCTGGGCATTTCTTTAGGGGCTGATATTTGTCTCTCCATGGCCTCATTTTTGAAGAATGTATCAGCCACAGTGACCATCAATGGATCTGGATTCAATGGAAGCAAAGCTATGTACTACAAAGAGAACTGCATTCCACCACTGGGCCATGACCTGAGGCGAGTGAAGGTAGCTTTCTCTGGCCTCGTAGACATTGTGGATATAAGGAATGACATTGTAGGGGGATGTGAGAACCCCTGCATGATTCCAATAGAGAAGGCCCAGGGGCCCATCCTCTTCATTGTTGGTCAGGATGACCATAACTGGAGGAGTGAGTTTTGTGCCCAGATAGCCTCTGAACGGTTACAGGCCCATGGAAAGGAAAAACCCCAGATCATCTCTTATCCTGGGACCGGGCACTACATTGAGCCCCCTTATTTTCCCATGTGCCCAGCTTCTTTGCACAAATTATTGGACAAACCCGTGATGTGGGGTGGGGAGCCCAGGGCTCATTCTAAGGCCCAGGTAGATGCGTGGAAGAAAATTCTAACCTTCTTCACCAAACACCTTGGACCTTCCCCCAAATTGTAA